Sequence from the Silvibacterium dinghuense genome:
GCTCTGCTATCGTCATCGGTTCCTGCCTTGAGTGTAGATGCTCAACGGCAGCGCTATTCCGCCACACGAGGAATCTCATGTCGCAACCGCTCGAAGAAGTCGTCATCGTCTCCGCCGTCCGCACCCCCGTAGGCAAATTCCAGGGCTCGCTCGCGGACCTCAGAGCTACCGAGCTCGGCGCCATCGCCGTGCGCGAAGCGGTAAAGCGCGCGCAGCTTCCGGCATCGCATTCAGTAGAAGAAGCGATCATGGGCAACGTACTCCCCGCAGGCCTCGGACAGAACCCCGCCCGCCAGGCCGCGATCTACGCCGGCCTGCCCGTCGAAGTCGCCGCGCTCACCATCAATAAGGTCTGCGGATCAGGACTCAAGGCCGTCGCCCTCGCTGCGCAATCCATCCAGACCGGCAACGCGGAGATCGTTGTCGCCGGCGGCATGGAGTCTATGACGAATGCGCCCTACCTGCTGCCGCAGGCGCGCAGCGGTTTTCGCATGGGCAATGCCACGGCCGTCGACTCCATGGTCCACGACGGACTGTGGGATAGTTACAACGACTTCCACATGGGCATCACCGCCGAGCTTGTTGCCGAGAAATGCCTGATCACGCGCGAAGAGCAGGACGAATATGCCGTGAACTCGCATCGCAAAGCAGCAGCGGCATGGGACGCCGGCCGCTTCGACGCCGAAGTCATCCCGGTCGAAGTTCCGGCAAAGAAAAAAGGTCAGCCGCCCGCGCTCTTCAGCCGCGACGAATCCATCCGCGCCGACGCAAGCATCGAATCGCTCCGGGCACTCAAACCTGCGTTCAAGAAAGACGGCACCGTTACCGCCGGCAATGCGCCCGGCGTCAACGACGCTGCTGCTGCGCTGGTGCTCATGTCCTCGTCGAAGGCAAAAGAGCTGGGTCTCACGCCGCTCGCCCGCATCCGGGCGCAGGCCGCCAGCGGTGTCGAGCCGAAATGGGTCATGATGGCGCCTGTCACCGGTGTGCAGAAGGTATTAACCCGCGCCGGATGGTCAGCCGACAGTGTCGATCTCTACGAGCTCAACGAGGCCTTCGCAGTGCAGGCCATCGCCGTAACCCGCGAACTTGGCCTGCCCTTCGACAAGGTCAACGTCAACGGAGGAGCCGTCGCCATCGGCCATCCCATCGGAGCCAGCGGCGCGCGCGTCCTCGTCACGCTCATCCACGAGATGATCCGCCGCAACGTGCAGCGCGGTGTCGCCGCGCTCTGCCTGGGCGGAGGCAACTCGGTGGCGTTAGCCGTGGAACGCGAGCGGCTCTGAGCAAGTCAGTAAAGAAGAAGCCAGGCATAAGAACGGCCAGCAGTCGGCGCAAGCTTTTTACTGGCCGCCTTTATGACTGGCTGCTATCTCGCTGACCCGCTCAGCACTCGATCACATTCAGCGCCAGGCCCGCGAGCGAGGTCTCCTTGTACCGCGACTGCATATCGAGCCCCGTCTGATACATCGTCTTGATCACCTGATCGAGCGACACCTTGTGCGCCGCATCCTCATTGCGTGCGATGCGGCAGGCATGCACCGCCTTCACCGCGCCCATCGCATTGCGCTCGATGCACGGAATCTGCACCAGGCCGCCGATGGGATCGCACGTCATGCCCAGGTTGTGCTCCATGCCGATCTCCGCCGCATGCTCCACCTCGGCATCCGATCCCCCCAATGCTGCGGCCAGTCCTCCCGCAGCCATCGAGCACGCTACCCCGACCTCACCCTGGCAACCCACCTCCGCGCCGCTGATCGAAGCATTCTCTTTGTAGAGCACGCCGATCGCCGCCGAAGTCAGGAAGTAGCGCAGCAGTCCCTCTTCGTCCGCGCCGTCGATGAAGGTCTTGTAGTAGCGCGCCACCGCCGGCACCACGCCTGCCGCACCGTTCGTCGGAGCCGTGACTACGCGCCCGCCTGCGGCATTTTCCTCGTTCACCGCCATCGCGAACACCGTCACCCAGTCGAGCGGCGCCA
This genomic interval carries:
- a CDS encoding acetyl-CoA C-acetyltransferase, whose translation is MSQPLEEVVIVSAVRTPVGKFQGSLADLRATELGAIAVREAVKRAQLPASHSVEEAIMGNVLPAGLGQNPARQAAIYAGLPVEVAALTINKVCGSGLKAVALAAQSIQTGNAEIVVAGGMESMTNAPYLLPQARSGFRMGNATAVDSMVHDGLWDSYNDFHMGITAELVAEKCLITREEQDEYAVNSHRKAAAAWDAGRFDAEVIPVEVPAKKKGQPPALFSRDESIRADASIESLRALKPAFKKDGTVTAGNAPGVNDAAAALVLMSSSKAKELGLTPLARIRAQAASGVEPKWVMMAPVTGVQKVLTRAGWSADSVDLYELNEAFAVQAIAVTRELGLPFDKVNVNGGAVAIGHPIGASGARVLVTLIHEMIRRNVQRGVAALCLGGGNSVALAVERERL